The following coding sequences lie in one Treponema socranskii subsp. buccale genomic window:
- a CDS encoding tetratricopeptide repeat protein, producing MEHKSYDNLPAKIHIQKTYESYAPYFCAVMANIQKRLEDGVSLASPPTYKARIKSFDSYYKKILRLKVQPPADGSLVCLTDMVGIRIICAFLEDLSEVSAQVKNLFDVREIEQKGPAENFKAFEYESIHILVKIPDSCFPPPSDFPSLPRLDDIVCEIQVRTILQDAWAEVEHELIYKSEFSPFDLPLRRKLASINASLTLADTIFQEIRDYQKRLQGEVNERRKLFYEKVDELDAIKRGIKKISTEPDFPSSFAKGTIDDLLLEAIHAHNTGDLARAIKIYTQIIESKPAPADVVLSVIHKHRGMAYFTDSEYQKALEDFKSSFAYNPKNFRALYYEGIVHAILGDNDGAIGCFSRSLSINEYQSHAFYHRSEAYYEKGEYESALADIRAAKKLGINDDACNVLLSNIMDKM from the coding sequence ATGGAACACAAGTCTTACGATAATCTGCCGGCAAAAATCCATATTCAAAAAACCTATGAATCGTATGCGCCGTATTTTTGTGCCGTCATGGCAAATATTCAAAAGCGTCTGGAAGACGGCGTTTCGCTCGCTTCTCCTCCGACGTATAAAGCGCGCATCAAATCTTTCGACAGCTATTATAAAAAGATTCTGCGCTTAAAAGTGCAGCCGCCTGCCGACGGCTCTCTCGTTTGTCTTACCGATATGGTCGGCATACGCATCATCTGTGCGTTTCTCGAAGATCTTTCCGAAGTTTCGGCGCAAGTCAAAAATCTTTTCGATGTGCGGGAAATCGAACAAAAAGGTCCGGCCGAAAATTTCAAAGCGTTCGAATACGAATCGATTCACATCCTCGTAAAAATTCCGGATTCGTGTTTTCCGCCGCCGTCCGATTTTCCGTCGCTTCCGCGCTTAGACGATATCGTGTGCGAAATACAGGTTCGAACGATTTTACAGGACGCATGGGCGGAAGTGGAGCACGAGCTTATTTACAAAAGCGAGTTTTCCCCGTTCGATCTGCCGCTTCGAAGGAAACTCGCCTCGATCAACGCGTCGCTCACGCTTGCCGATACGATTTTCCAGGAAATCCGAGATTATCAAAAAAGATTGCAAGGTGAAGTAAACGAGCGGCGAAAATTATTTTATGAAAAAGTCGATGAACTTGATGCGATAAAACGCGGAATAAAAAAGATATCGACCGAACCGGATTTTCCTTCTTCTTTTGCAAAAGGAACGATCGACGATTTGCTTCTCGAAGCGATCCATGCGCACAATACGGGAGATTTGGCGAGGGCGATCAAAATCTATACGCAAATTATCGAATCGAAGCCTGCGCCGGCCGATGTCGTCTTGTCGGTCATTCATAAGCACCGCGGTATGGCGTATTTTACCGACAGCGAATATCAAAAAGCGCTTGAAGATTTTAAATCGAGCTTTGCGTATAATCCGAAAAATTTCCGTGCGCTCTATTACGAGGGGATCGTACACGCCATTCTCGGAGACAACGACGGGGCAATCGGTTGTTTTTCACGATCGCTTTCGATCAACGAATATCAGTCGCATGCGTTTTATCACCGTTCGGAAGCGTATTACGAAAAGGGCGAATACGAAAGCGCGCTTGCAGACATACGGGCTGCCAAAAAGCTCGGCATAAACGACGACGCATGCAATGTGCTGCTCTCAAACATTATGGATAAAATGTAA
- a CDS encoding flagellar filament outer layer protein FlaA yields the protein MKKTFLVIAAGMLLTGGAGLFAAESMVIDFTQLDADIVADANGNPTQNSRTVMNYAAAAGATFTAEQRDLMKTSLALPEWEVVLNSSAQNVQSMGVSTVVAAPVRSEADVPFAGSNVMGVRVLFPEWNSNANARIEPPFDIPAFEPLAGADADGNRQAQTDEEKASGKTLFEDGFGVVRNVGAIKSIAVTTMGMNYPEGLYVLLKDNDGIERRYFMGYLGFDGWKELVWNNPQYIADIRNREIRVYPIYPRGIPYVKFTGFQITRDAAHIGGDYIGYFKDVKIIYDKAVLTSERDIADEDVWGIVRAREKKRQAIEMERFGNKQVNRYLERVKQATEESFTSSLNENSTSNAARSSGNAANAR from the coding sequence ATGAAGAAGACTTTTTTAGTGATCGCGGCGGGGATGCTGCTCACCGGAGGCGCGGGGCTTTTTGCTGCGGAATCGATGGTTATCGATTTTACGCAGCTCGATGCGGACATCGTCGCCGACGCAAACGGCAATCCGACGCAGAACAGCCGTACCGTAATGAATTACGCGGCGGCTGCGGGCGCGACATTCACCGCAGAGCAGCGGGATCTCATGAAAACCTCTCTCGCTCTCCCCGAATGGGAAGTCGTGCTGAATTCATCTGCGCAAAACGTGCAGTCGATGGGGGTTTCGACGGTCGTCGCAGCTCCGGTACGCAGCGAAGCCGATGTGCCGTTCGCAGGTTCGAACGTCATGGGTGTCCGCGTCCTTTTCCCGGAATGGAATTCGAACGCAAATGCGCGCATCGAACCGCCGTTCGATATTCCCGCGTTTGAACCGCTTGCGGGAGCGGATGCCGACGGCAACCGTCAGGCACAGACCGATGAAGAAAAAGCGAGCGGCAAAACCCTCTTCGAAGACGGTTTCGGGGTCGTCAGAAATGTCGGTGCGATCAAATCGATCGCCGTTACGACGATGGGTATGAACTATCCCGAAGGTCTGTACGTTTTGCTCAAAGACAACGACGGAATCGAACGCCGCTATTTTATGGGCTATCTCGGATTCGACGGCTGGAAGGAGCTTGTGTGGAATAACCCGCAGTATATCGCCGATATCCGCAACCGCGAAATCCGCGTGTACCCGATCTATCCGCGCGGTATTCCGTACGTAAAATTCACGGGCTTCCAGATTACGCGCGATGCCGCTCACATCGGCGGCGACTATATCGGCTATTTCAAAGACGTTAAGATCATCTACGACAAAGCCGTGTTGACGTCCGAACGCGATATCGCCGACGAAGATGTGTGGGGTATTGTCCGTGCGCGTGAAAAGAAACGCCAGGCCATCGAAATGGAGCGCTTCGGCAACAAACAGGTGAACCGCTATCTCGAACGCGTTAAACAGGCGACGGAAGAAAGCTTTACTTCGAGTCTCAACGAAAATTCTACGTCGAATGCCGCACGTTCGTCGGGCAACGCCGCAAATGCACGATAA
- a CDS encoding GerMN domain-containing protein, which yields MKRKTTAFIAIVSASFVLSLVLWMKGYPGVRYVFMFQSAATGKICMEARYLPKHPVQGDVNCYVDELLLGPLTAEYRPLFTRGTRAQSCFVRDGVLYVDLSDALVSEADGASEIRQGMELFRKNILYNFKNIHTIEVFVAGNHAYEKNAVGDLRK from the coding sequence ATGAAAAGAAAAACAACGGCGTTTATCGCGATCGTGTCGGCTTCTTTCGTTCTGTCTCTTGTGCTGTGGATGAAGGGCTATCCGGGCGTTCGCTACGTATTTATGTTCCAGTCGGCTGCAACCGGCAAAATCTGCATGGAAGCGAGGTATTTACCGAAACATCCCGTGCAGGGGGATGTAAACTGCTACGTAGACGAACTTTTACTCGGGCCTTTGACTGCGGAATACCGCCCGCTTTTTACGCGGGGTACCCGCGCGCAATCGTGTTTTGTGCGCGACGGCGTTCTGTATGTCGATCTTTCGGACGCGCTCGTTTCCGAAGCGGACGGTGCATCCGAAATACGACAAGGGATGGAATTATTCAGGAAAAATATCCTGTATAATTTTAAAAATATTCATACTATCGAAGTGTTTGTCGCCGGCAATCACGCGTACGAAAAAAACGCCGTCGGGGATTTGCGAAAATAA
- a CDS encoding N-acetylmuramoyl-L-alanine amidase, which produces MKKAMNMPKRQRIIFAFFVLLFTAAAQSYAAETIELLKKAEASGILLYWDSLSETGLMEKNGHQISFRAGDNVVLLDNRKLSVTDAPLAKSGAVFVSQAFIDTAESFFKTESEEAHYRVGAILIDPGHGGKDPGASQVFRQNGNTLVIREKDVTLAVGKMLYAKLKTAFPDKKIILTRNSDTFLSLGQRTDIANSVQLKKNEAVLYVSVHVNASLDKKASGYEVWYLSPGYRRTVIDKAAAGEDKTLFPILNALTEEEYTTESVLIAKFIMDGLQAQIGDKSKARGIKAEEWFVVRNANMPSVLVELGFLTNYTEARNLSDTQYLQKAAFGIYNGISDFITHFERSRGFTSSK; this is translated from the coding sequence ATGAAAAAGGCTATGAACATGCCGAAACGACAGAGGATTATATTCGCTTTTTTTGTTTTGCTTTTTACAGCGGCGGCGCAAAGCTATGCGGCGGAAACAATCGAATTGCTGAAAAAAGCCGAAGCGTCGGGCATTCTCCTGTATTGGGACAGTTTGTCCGAAACCGGCCTTATGGAAAAAAACGGACATCAAATCAGTTTCCGTGCGGGCGACAACGTCGTACTGCTCGACAACCGAAAGCTTTCCGTAACCGATGCACCCCTTGCAAAATCGGGTGCGGTTTTCGTGTCGCAGGCTTTTATCGATACGGCGGAATCGTTTTTTAAAACGGAAAGCGAAGAAGCGCACTATCGCGTCGGCGCGATTTTAATCGATCCGGGACACGGCGGAAAAGATCCGGGGGCGAGCCAAGTGTTCCGGCAAAACGGCAATACGCTCGTCATTCGGGAAAAAGACGTAACGCTTGCCGTCGGAAAAATGCTGTACGCAAAACTCAAAACGGCGTTTCCCGACAAAAAAATCATATTGACGAGGAACAGCGATACTTTTTTGTCGCTCGGACAGCGGACCGATATCGCCAATTCCGTACAGCTGAAAAAAAACGAAGCGGTGCTGTATGTGTCCGTTCACGTAAACGCGTCTCTCGACAAAAAGGCGAGCGGCTACGAAGTGTGGTATTTGTCGCCGGGGTACCGCCGTACCGTTATCGACAAGGCCGCTGCGGGCGAGGATAAAACGCTCTTTCCGATTTTGAATGCGCTGACGGAAGAAGAGTATACGACCGAAAGCGTCCTCATCGCAAAATTTATCATGGACGGTTTGCAGGCACAGATAGGCGACAAGTCGAAAGCGCGGGGTATAAAGGCGGAAGAGTGGTTTGTCGTTCGTAACGCGAACATGCCGAGCGTACTCGTCGAATTGGGGTTTTTAACGAATTATACCGAAGCGCGGAATTTAAGCGATACGCAGTATCTGCAAAAAGCCGCGTTCGGCATATATAACGGCATAAGCGATTTTATCACGCACTTTGAGCGGTCGAGAGGCTTTACATCATCGAAATGA